The following are from one region of the Bradyrhizobium septentrionale genome:
- the tuf gene encoding elongation factor Tu: MAKEKFIRLKPNCNVGTIGHVDHGKTTLTAAMTKVSADHGWGAFVSYQDVARASAAQGTRDDTKILTIATSHVEFSTAARHYSHVDCPGHADYVKNMITGAAQMDGAILVVSAVDGPMPQTREHILLARQIGVPRIVVFLNKCDVADDPELVDLVEIEVRDLLSKYQYDGDNAPVVRGAAMAALRGERGPLADQAILNLFEALDNTIELPERPKDRPFLMPIEGVQSIAGRGTVVTGLVERGTIRLGDEVEIVGLGETRKSVVTSIESYRKILDLGQAGDNVGCLLRGIDKALVQRGQVLSHPGGASPHRTFRAEVYVLTKDEGGRHTPFFANYRPQFYFRTADVTGTVRLADGAEMVMPGDSAEFTIELNKPIALEERSRFAIREGNRTVGAGVVTAIVE, encoded by the coding sequence ATGGCCAAAGAGAAGTTCATCCGCCTCAAGCCCAACTGCAATGTTGGCACGATCGGCCACGTGGATCATGGCAAGACGACGCTGACGGCAGCGATGACGAAGGTTTCAGCCGATCACGGCTGGGGCGCGTTCGTCTCCTATCAGGATGTTGCCAGGGCGTCGGCAGCGCAAGGTACACGTGACGATACGAAGATCCTGACCATCGCGACGAGCCACGTCGAGTTTTCGACGGCGGCGCGCCACTACTCGCATGTCGACTGCCCGGGCCACGCCGATTATGTGAAGAACATGATCACGGGCGCGGCGCAGATGGACGGCGCGATCCTGGTCGTCTCCGCTGTCGACGGGCCGATGCCGCAGACGCGCGAGCACATCCTGCTCGCGCGCCAGATCGGCGTGCCGCGCATCGTGGTGTTCCTGAACAAGTGCGACGTCGCTGACGATCCGGAGCTCGTCGATCTCGTCGAGATCGAGGTGCGCGATCTGCTGTCGAAGTACCAGTACGACGGCGACAACGCGCCGGTCGTGCGCGGTGCGGCGATGGCGGCGCTGCGCGGCGAGCGCGGTCCGCTGGCCGATCAGGCGATCCTCAACCTGTTCGAGGCACTCGACAACACTATCGAGCTGCCCGAGCGGCCGAAGGATCGCCCGTTCCTGATGCCGATCGAGGGCGTGCAGTCGATCGCAGGACGCGGCACGGTCGTGACCGGGCTCGTCGAGCGCGGCACAATCAGGCTCGGCGACGAGGTCGAGATCGTCGGCCTCGGCGAGACCCGCAAGTCGGTCGTGACCAGCATCGAGAGCTACCGGAAGATCCTCGACCTGGGACAGGCCGGCGACAATGTCGGCTGCTTGCTGCGCGGGATCGACAAGGCTCTCGTGCAGCGCGGTCAGGTGCTGTCGCACCCGGGCGGTGCGTCGCCGCACCGGACCTTCCGGGCGGAAGTGTACGTGCTGACAAAGGACGAAGGCGGCCGGCACACGCCGTTCTTCGCCAACTATCGTCCGCAGTTCTACTTCCGGACCGCCGACGTCACCGGCACCGTCCGGCTCGCGGACGGCGCCGAGATGGTGATGCCGGGCGACAGCGCCGAGTTCACGATCGAGCTCAACAAGCCGATCGCGCTCGAGGAGCGGTCGCGCTTTGCGATCCGGGAAGGCAACCGCACCGTCGGTGCCGGCGTCGTCACCGCGATCGTGGAGTGA
- a CDS encoding SDR family NAD(P)-dependent oxidoreductase: MQGKIALVTAAASGAGRAGARILAREGAYVAVVDQNEAGAKAVVDEIKKGGGRALALTGDLRDDGFSREIVTATVKEFGALDCVWNHLGIPGPSVIDDMEGWDLSIDLNLRSQLITTNAALGQMTARRKGSILFTASTSGLTGSPWSPTYSAAKAGVIGLARALAKRHAKDGVRVNAICPGAIDTPMLRVFVNRPDQPGRNEADPEELIKAAVTRNPMGRAARPEEIAEVAVFLLSDKASFVTGIAMPVDGGTLA; encoded by the coding sequence ATGCAGGGCAAGATCGCGCTCGTCACCGCCGCAGCGTCGGGCGCCGGCCGCGCCGGAGCGCGCATCCTCGCCCGCGAGGGCGCATACGTCGCAGTGGTCGACCAGAACGAGGCCGGCGCGAAGGCGGTGGTCGACGAAATCAAAAAGGGCGGCGGGCGCGCGCTGGCGCTGACCGGCGATCTCCGCGACGACGGCTTTTCGCGCGAGATCGTCACCGCGACCGTGAAGGAATTCGGCGCGCTCGACTGCGTCTGGAACCATCTCGGCATTCCCGGTCCGTCAGTGATCGACGACATGGAGGGCTGGGACCTCAGCATCGATCTCAATCTGCGCTCGCAGCTGATCACCACCAATGCGGCGCTCGGTCAAATGACCGCGCGCCGCAAGGGCAGCATCCTGTTCACCGCATCGACCTCAGGGCTGACAGGCTCGCCGTGGAGCCCGACCTATTCCGCGGCCAAGGCAGGTGTGATCGGCCTCGCGCGGGCGCTCGCCAAGCGCCACGCCAAGGACGGCGTCCGCGTCAACGCGATCTGTCCCGGTGCGATCGACACGCCGATGCTGCGGGTGTTCGTCAACCGGCCGGACCAGCCGGGGCGCAACGAGGCCGATCCGGAGGAACTGATCAAGGCCGCGGTGACCCGCAATCCGATGGGCCGCGCCGCGCGCCCCGAGGAGATCGCGGAGGTCGCGGTGTTCCTGCTGTCGGACAAGGCGTCGTTCGTCACCGGCATCGCGATGCCGGTCGACGGCGGGACGCTGGCTTAG
- a CDS encoding TonB-dependent receptor, translating into MLTAIGAAAPLTVVYAQTPAPAPTELPPVTVIAPSPLSGTRSAKPAARPVVRTSRTTRTRAAPAQTAAAPEGGAGVPGASDRDASLLDRDKIPSNTEVLTSADFSHNYSTNFLDAVNRKLPGVTLTDQTGNPFQRNLDYRGFVASPVQGTPQGIAVYQNGVRINESWGDVVNWDFIPEKAIDRVSLVPNNPVFGLNAIGGALSIQMKNGFTYQGVEGEAFGGSYGRVQGSVQAGGQKDNISAYAAFESAYDRGWRDYANSSHVNRMYVDVGARNDLTEFHVNFTGANNLLGNVAATPVQMLNQRWSSVYTWPQSTLLQLAFVNATLNHNFSDTWSFQGNAYFRGFRQSHVDGNGTDVEPCDDPTTLCIGNGLPVFGPVDGPATPNTLGTAFLGELDRNRVATNSFGGTAQLTNTDRLFGHDNHVVMGVSVDHGNTKFTASSELGTIDPNNLFVTGTGVFINQPDAGLSPVDLRATNTYTGVYLTDTFDVTNRFSVTAGGRFNYAQIELRDQTGTNDLLNSSNRFQRFNPVIGGTYKITPNLTAYAGYSEANRAPTPLELGCSDPNHPCMIDTFLVADPPLKQVVAHTVEAGLRGGWGRDARTGVLTWALGAFRTLSDDDIIQVTSPLGVNNFGFFQNAGQTLRQGIEAKLEYRYNSWNAYANYTYVDATYRSAITLSSPNNPNALTNDAGAQFVNVTPGDHIPGIPAHRFKAGVDYNVTEAWKVGADLNVVGSQWIIHDYTNQSPKVPAYSVVNLHTSYQITKNIEVFGLINNVFNQHYYLSGAFYQTGGFASATPGVTNLMAQLSDPRTFVPGMPLAAYAGIRAKF; encoded by the coding sequence GTGCTCACGGCGATCGGCGCAGCGGCGCCGCTGACCGTTGTTTACGCCCAGACCCCCGCACCCGCCCCGACCGAGTTGCCACCAGTCACCGTGATTGCCCCCTCGCCGCTATCCGGCACGCGCAGCGCCAAGCCGGCGGCCCGGCCGGTGGTGCGGACATCGCGGACCACAAGAACGCGGGCCGCGCCGGCGCAAACCGCGGCGGCGCCCGAAGGCGGCGCCGGCGTTCCGGGCGCCTCCGACCGCGACGCTAGCCTGCTCGACCGCGACAAGATCCCGTCCAACACCGAGGTGCTGACCTCGGCGGATTTCAGCCACAACTATTCGACAAATTTTCTGGACGCGGTGAACCGCAAGCTGCCCGGCGTCACCCTCACCGACCAGACCGGCAATCCGTTCCAGCGCAATCTCGACTACCGCGGCTTCGTCGCCTCGCCGGTTCAGGGAACGCCGCAGGGCATCGCGGTCTATCAGAACGGCGTCCGCATCAACGAATCCTGGGGCGACGTGGTCAACTGGGATTTCATCCCGGAAAAGGCCATCGACCGGGTGTCGTTGGTTCCCAACAACCCCGTGTTCGGCCTCAACGCGATCGGCGGCGCGCTCAGCATCCAGATGAAGAACGGCTTTACCTATCAGGGCGTCGAGGGCGAGGCGTTCGGCGGCTCCTACGGCCGCGTGCAGGGCAGCGTGCAGGCCGGCGGCCAGAAGGACAACATCTCCGCCTATGCGGCGTTCGAATCCGCTTATGACCGCGGATGGCGCGACTACGCCAATTCGTCGCACGTCAACCGCATGTATGTCGACGTCGGCGCGCGCAACGACCTGACCGAATTCCACGTCAACTTCACCGGCGCCAACAATCTGCTCGGCAATGTCGCTGCAACGCCGGTCCAGATGCTCAATCAGCGCTGGTCGAGCGTCTACACCTGGCCGCAGTCGACGCTGCTGCAGCTCGCCTTCGTCAACGCCACCCTGAACCACAATTTTTCCGACACCTGGTCGTTCCAGGGCAACGCCTATTTCCGCGGCTTCCGGCAGTCTCATGTCGACGGCAACGGCACCGACGTCGAGCCGTGCGACGATCCCACGACTTTGTGCATCGGCAACGGCCTTCCGGTGTTCGGCCCAGTGGACGGTCCCGCGACTCCGAACACGCTGGGCACAGCTTTCCTTGGCGAACTCGACCGTAACCGCGTCGCCACCAACAGCTTCGGCGGCACGGCCCAGTTGACCAATACAGACAGGCTATTCGGGCACGACAACCACGTCGTGATGGGCGTCAGTGTCGACCATGGCAATACAAAGTTCACGGCGAGCAGCGAACTCGGAACAATCGACCCGAATAACCTGTTCGTGACAGGCACGGGTGTCTTCATCAACCAGCCCGATGCCGGTCTCAGCCCGGTCGATTTGCGCGCCACCAACACCTATACCGGCGTCTACCTCACCGATACGTTCGACGTGACGAACAGGTTCTCGGTCACTGCCGGTGGACGATTCAACTACGCCCAGATCGAGCTGCGGGACCAGACCGGGACCAATGACCTGCTCAACAGCAGCAATCGCTTCCAGCGCTTCAACCCGGTGATCGGCGGCACCTACAAGATCACCCCGAACCTCACCGCCTATGCCGGCTATTCGGAAGCCAACCGCGCGCCGACGCCGCTGGAGCTCGGCTGCTCCGATCCCAACCATCCCTGCATGATCGACACCTTCCTGGTGGCCGATCCGCCGCTCAAGCAGGTGGTGGCGCATACGGTGGAGGCAGGCCTGCGCGGCGGCTGGGGCCGCGATGCCAGGACCGGCGTGCTGACCTGGGCACTGGGCGCGTTCCGGACCTTGTCCGACGATGACATCATCCAGGTGACGAGCCCGCTCGGCGTCAACAATTTCGGCTTCTTCCAGAATGCCGGGCAGACCTTGCGGCAAGGCATCGAGGCCAAGCTCGAATACCGCTACAACAGCTGGAACGCCTACGCCAACTACACCTATGTCGACGCGACCTATCGAAGCGCGATCACGCTGTCCTCGCCAAACAATCCGAATGCCCTGACCAACGACGCCGGCGCGCAATTTGTCAACGTCACGCCGGGTGACCACATCCCGGGCATTCCCGCGCACCGCTTCAAGGCCGGCGTCGACTACAACGTCACCGAGGCGTGGAAGGTCGGCGCCGACCTCAACGTCGTGGGCAGCCAGTGGATCATCCATGACTACACCAACCAGAGCCCGAAGGTGCCGGCCTATTCGGTCGTCAATCTGCACACCTCATATCAGATCACAAAGAACATCGAGGTGTTCGGCCTGATCAACAACGTGTTCAACCAGCACTACTATCTGAGTGGCGCGTTCTATCAGACCGGCGGCTTTGCCAGCGCCACGCCTGGAGTCACCAACCTGATGGCGCAACTGAGCGATCCCCGCACCTTCGTGCCCGGCATGCCGCTCGCCGCCTATGCCGGCATCAGGGCGAAGTTTTAG
- a CDS encoding RraA family protein: MAIGFAIHKAKRKVSPDLVARYQPLPVANISDSMSRIAGTNRLRPMHAGGWLGGPALTVKTRPGDNLMVHKAIDLAQPGDVIVVDAGGVLVNAIIGEIMSTLAEKKGVAGFVIDGSIRDAGAIRAGAFPVFAAGVAHRGPYKDGPGEINCAISIDGMIVEPGDLIVADDDGVLCVPYDDAEAICKLTEAKKATEEKAIQQILAGTSDRRWVDEALQRLGCEFKD, from the coding sequence ATGGCCATAGGATTTGCAATTCACAAGGCGAAGCGGAAAGTCTCGCCCGACCTCGTCGCGCGCTACCAGCCGCTGCCGGTCGCCAATATCAGCGATTCGATGTCGCGGATCGCGGGCACCAACCGGCTGCGGCCGATGCATGCCGGCGGCTGGCTCGGCGGCCCGGCGCTGACCGTGAAGACCCGGCCCGGCGACAATCTGATGGTGCACAAGGCGATCGACCTGGCCCAGCCGGGCGACGTCATCGTGGTCGACGCCGGCGGCGTCCTGGTCAACGCCATCATCGGCGAGATCATGTCGACCCTGGCCGAGAAGAAGGGCGTGGCGGGCTTCGTGATCGACGGCTCGATCCGCGATGCCGGCGCGATCCGCGCCGGTGCGTTCCCGGTGTTCGCCGCCGGCGTCGCGCATCGCGGCCCCTACAAGGACGGCCCGGGCGAGATCAATTGTGCCATCTCGATCGACGGCATGATCGTCGAGCCCGGCGATCTCATCGTGGCCGACGACGACGGCGTGCTCTGCGTGCCCTATGACGACGCCGAGGCCATCTGCAAGCTGACCGAGGCCAAGAAGGCGACCGAGGAGAAGGCCATTCAGCAGATCCTCGCCGGCACCAGCGACCGCCGCTGGGTCGACGAGGCCTTGCAGCGCCTCGGCTGCGAGTTCAAGGACTAG
- a CDS encoding DUF2946 family protein, with protein sequence MKWFRSNIRHGAGLALFALAIQFALSFGHFHAIASAQATASFAAHVENASRDEPRSAPDSDQAADLCAVCAVVAMVNTATPAPALPPLQLPDAVGLLPWHVDNYAAPVEFGRPHFQPRAPPIS encoded by the coding sequence ATGAAGTGGTTTCGTTCGAACATCAGGCACGGGGCTGGGCTGGCGCTTTTCGCGCTGGCGATCCAGTTCGCGCTGTCGTTCGGGCATTTTCATGCCATCGCATCGGCACAGGCGACGGCCTCGTTCGCGGCGCATGTCGAGAACGCCTCGCGCGACGAGCCGCGTTCTGCCCCTGATTCCGATCAGGCCGCGGACCTTTGCGCGGTCTGCGCCGTCGTGGCGATGGTCAACACGGCGACGCCAGCACCGGCGCTGCCGCCGCTGCAACTGCCCGATGCCGTCGGTCTGCTTCCTTGGCACGTCGACAATTATGCGGCCCCGGTCGAGTTCGGCCGGCCGCACTTTCAGCCGCGCGCACCTCCGATCTCCTGA
- a CDS encoding integrase core domain-containing protein, with product MEERIRMLMEYESGNWSVSELCRRHGICRDTFYAWRQRKQSGDPEWFRDRSHAPQQCRQTTDAAIAEKVIAARQRFPYLGPRKLLALLDRQAPEIDWPAASTIGSILKRAGLISPVKRRRRPLDQRRPCTPVQEPNDEWSVDFKGWFRTRDQCRIDPLTVADSHSRFLIELQIVAPTTEGVRPRFERAFREHGLPRAIRCDNGSPFGSRGAGGLTTLSVWWLKLGITPHFIRPASPQENGRHERMHRTLKAQTSSPPADNASEQQARFDAFREHYNKERPHEALGQRPPEDAYRASQRTMPDREQDPWYDADHQARRVRGNGEIKWKGKFVFIGQALVNELVGIAELDTGDHVVRFCDLDVGLIDRRGLFTRFAPPREGLREPGEQTA from the coding sequence ATGGAAGAGCGTATCCGGATGCTTATGGAGTACGAGAGCGGGAACTGGAGCGTGTCGGAGTTGTGCCGCCGTCACGGTATCTGCCGCGACACGTTTTACGCATGGCGCCAGCGGAAGCAGAGCGGCGATCCGGAGTGGTTCAGGGACCGTTCGCACGCGCCGCAGCAATGCCGACAAACGACCGATGCGGCGATTGCAGAGAAGGTGATCGCGGCTCGGCAGCGCTTTCCCTATCTGGGACCGCGCAAGCTGCTCGCCCTGCTTGACCGCCAGGCGCCGGAGATCGATTGGCCGGCGGCGTCGACGATTGGGAGCATTCTCAAGCGCGCGGGGCTGATCTCGCCGGTGAAGCGCCGCCGCCGTCCGCTCGACCAGCGGCGTCCCTGCACGCCGGTGCAGGAGCCGAACGACGAGTGGAGCGTGGACTTCAAGGGTTGGTTCCGCACCCGCGACCAGTGCCGGATTGATCCGTTGACGGTGGCTGACAGCCACAGTCGCTTCCTGATCGAACTGCAGATCGTCGCACCGACGACCGAGGGCGTCCGCCCCCGCTTCGAGAGGGCTTTCCGCGAGCATGGCCTGCCGCGGGCAATCCGCTGCGACAATGGTTCGCCGTTCGGCTCGCGCGGCGCCGGCGGTCTCACCACATTGTCGGTCTGGTGGCTGAAGCTCGGCATTACGCCGCACTTCATCCGTCCGGCCTCGCCGCAGGAGAACGGTCGCCATGAGCGCATGCATCGCACCTTGAAGGCGCAAACATCGAGCCCACCGGCAGATAATGCGTCCGAGCAACAGGCCCGCTTTGACGCCTTCCGAGAGCATTACAATAAGGAACGTCCTCACGAAGCGCTGGGCCAACGGCCGCCGGAGGACGCCTATCGAGCATCTCAACGCACCATGCCGGATCGCGAGCAAGACCCCTGGTATGACGCCGATCACCAGGCCCGCCGTGTTCGCGGCAATGGGGAGATTAAATGGAAAGGCAAGTTCGTCTTTATCGGTCAGGCGCTGGTGAACGAACTTGTCGGCATCGCCGAACTCGATACCGGTGACCACGTCGTCCGCTTCTGCGACCTCGACGTCGGTCTCATCGACCGCCGCGGCCTGTTCACCCGGTTCGCTCCGCCTCGTGAGGGGCTGCGCGAACCGGGCGAACAGACCGCTTAA
- a CDS encoding TonB-dependent receptor domain-containing protein, protein MAAATAISRPASTTAAPSDRRSITVSGRYFGSDVGIENPTPAYNAIHDRTDQEKGFAYVSTALDPTSRLTYIGGVSNGAYQIPNNPGQSPAFTAYGVSNFDSALLNERQQEFNQFNVVAYQKSADGLDYQIAYFNRYSQLHFTPDPVGDLVFNGVASDVYRQSFINGIQEDTSYRVGFAHTLKFGVSFSAERSLVNNGSTVLPLDDTGNPVDAPLSVFDSSAKTGYLFSTYISDEWKITNQLTLNAGLRFDQMWQYVDANQLSPRISLTWKPLEGTTFHAGYARNFTPPEQVLAAPTNLGLVQNTTAQPPVTANDPVLPERSHVFDVGVTQKVYAIPGLEVGMDAYYKIATDLLDDGQFGAAYVLTAFNYAKGTNEGVELTARYDHENLHLYGNVAIARQVATNVVSNQYLFDPDELAYIANNYVNTDHAQTLTASVGGWYQWHDTKFSASLIYGSGLRDGFANIGTVPPYAQVNLGVSHDFYLVAPNKPTTLRLDVVNLFDTVYQIRDGSGIGVFAPQYGPRRGVYAGITQKF, encoded by the coding sequence ATGGCGGCAGCCACGGCAATTTCACGACCAGCGTCGACTACGGCGGCACCATCGGACAGACGCAGTATTACGGTCTCGGGACGCTATTTCGGCAGCGATGTCGGCATCGAGAATCCGACGCCGGCCTACAACGCGATCCACGACCGGACCGATCAGGAAAAGGGTTTTGCCTATGTCTCGACGGCGCTCGATCCGACCAGCCGGCTGACCTATATCGGCGGCGTCTCCAACGGCGCCTATCAGATCCCCAACAATCCGGGCCAGTCGCCGGCCTTCACCGCCTACGGCGTCTCCAATTTCGATTCCGCGCTGCTCAACGAGCGGCAGCAGGAGTTCAACCAGTTCAACGTCGTGGCCTATCAGAAATCGGCCGACGGGCTCGATTACCAGATCGCCTATTTCAACCGCTACAGCCAGTTGCACTTCACGCCGGATCCGGTCGGCGATCTCGTCTTCAACGGGGTCGCATCCGACGTCTACCGTCAGAGCTTCATCAACGGCATCCAGGAAGACACGTCCTACAGAGTAGGCTTCGCGCACACGCTGAAGTTCGGTGTGTCCTTTAGCGCCGAGCGGTCGCTGGTCAACAACGGCTCGACCGTGCTGCCGCTGGACGATACCGGCAACCCCGTCGACGCGCCGCTCTCGGTGTTCGATTCCAGCGCCAAGACCGGATACCTGTTCTCCACCTACATCAGCGACGAGTGGAAGATCACCAACCAGCTGACGCTCAACGCCGGGCTGCGCTTCGACCAGATGTGGCAATATGTCGATGCCAACCAGCTCAGCCCCCGCATCAGCCTGACCTGGAAGCCCCTCGAGGGCACGACCTTCCATGCCGGCTATGCGCGCAACTTCACGCCGCCCGAGCAGGTGCTGGCGGCGCCGACCAATCTGGGACTGGTGCAGAACACCACGGCGCAGCCGCCGGTCACCGCCAACGACCCCGTGCTGCCAGAGCGCTCGCACGTGTTCGACGTCGGCGTCACGCAGAAAGTCTATGCGATCCCGGGCCTCGAAGTCGGCATGGATGCCTATTACAAGATCGCGACCGACCTGCTCGACGACGGCCAGTTCGGCGCGGCCTACGTCCTGACCGCTTTCAACTACGCAAAAGGCACCAACGAAGGCGTCGAGCTGACGGCGAGATACGACCACGAGAACCTGCACCTCTACGGCAACGTCGCCATCGCAAGACAGGTCGCGACCAACGTCGTGTCGAACCAGTATCTGTTCGATCCGGACGAACTGGCCTACATCGCCAACAATTACGTCAACACCGATCATGCCCAGACCCTGACGGCATCGGTGGGCGGCTGGTATCAGTGGCACGACACCAAGTTCAGCGCCTCGCTGATCTACGGCTCAGGCCTGCGCGACGGCTTTGCCAACATCGGCACCGTGCCGCCCTACGCGCAGGTCAACCTCGGCGTCTCGCACGATTTCTACCTTGTCGCGCCGAACAAGCCGACCACGCTGCGTCTCGATGTCGTCAATCTGTTCGATACCGTCTACCAGATCCGCGACGGCTCCGGCATCGGCGTGTTCGCGCCGCAATACGGACCGCGGCGCGGCGTCTATGCCGGCATCAC